A window from Vulpes vulpes isolate BD-2025 chromosome 9, VulVul3, whole genome shotgun sequence encodes these proteins:
- the C9H3orf62 gene encoding uncharacterized protein C3orf62 homolog isoform X1, with protein sequence MRLSGVVYNLVCNVILVLLCAFPTYYIIKTWSLLGEMSEKLRRCRKELTAAIDRAFEGVSHSQECSGRQRLELDAAVPPSPLPVHRLLCRRHPLAACSSSAAPFIPVPCAPENESPAFAPNHAPMNAKPHALCPKRKPLTSKENVLMHSSILAPERQFWRAVGDGENWRKDSLRKDKEKDLKVDSNMPFSNSSQEVTKDLLDMIDHTSIRTIEELAGKLEFENELNRVCSRCEDSPFREEAWALLVDESPQKASDTDPGSLKQAFDDHNIVETVLDLEEDYNLMTSFKYQIE encoded by the exons ATGCGTCTTTCGGGGGTGGTTTACAACCTAGTCTGTAACGTTATTCTCGTTTTGCTCTGTGCATTTCCAACGTATTACATAATAAAGACGTGGTCGCTTTTAGGGGAAATGTCTGAAAAACTGAGAAGATGCAGAAAGGAGCTGACTGCAGCCATTGACCGGGCCTTTGAAGGCGTCAGTCATTCCCAGGAATGCTCAGGCCGGCAGAGGCTGGAGCTGGACGCCGCCGTgccgccctcccccctccctgtgcACCGGCTTCTCTGCAGGAGGCACCCGCTggcagcctgctcctcctccGCAGCTCCTTTCATCCCAGTCCCGTGTGCTCCTGAGAACGAGAGCCCTGCCTTTGCTCCAAACCATGCCCCAATGAATGCAAAGCCACATGCTTTATGCCCGAAAAGAAAACCTCTGACCAGTAAGGAAAACGTATTGATGCACTCCTCCATTTTGGCACCCGAAAGACAGTTTTGGAGAGCCGTGGGAGATGGGGAGAACTGGAGAAAAGACAGCCTAAG GAAAGATAAGGAGAAAGATTTGAAGGTTGACTCAAACATGCCATTCAGCAATTCTAGCCAAGAGGTCACAAAAGATCTGCTTGATATGATCG ACCACACAAGCATCCGAACTATTGAAGAGTTGGCTGGGAAACTAGAATTTGAAAATGAGCTGAACCGTGTGTGCAGTCGTTGCGAAGACTCGCCCTTCAGGGAGGAAGCCTGGGCCTTGCTCGTGGACGAGAGCCCTCAGAAGGCCTCGGATACTGACCCCGGCAGCCTCAAGCAGGCTTTTGATGATCACAATATTGTTGAGACTGTGCTAGACTTGGAAGAGGACTACAATTTGATGACCTCTTTCAAATACCAAATTGAGTAA
- the C9H3orf62 gene encoding uncharacterized protein C3orf62 homolog isoform X2 → MSEKLRRCRKELTAAIDRAFEGVSHSQECSGRQRLELDAAVPPSPLPVHRLLCRRHPLAACSSSAAPFIPVPCAPENESPAFAPNHAPMNAKPHALCPKRKPLTSKENVLMHSSILAPERQFWRAVGDGENWRKDSLRKDKEKDLKVDSNMPFSNSSQEVTKDLLDMIDHTSIRTIEELAGKLEFENELNRVCSRCEDSPFREEAWALLVDESPQKASDTDPGSLKQAFDDHNIVETVLDLEEDYNLMTSFKYQIE, encoded by the exons ATGTCTGAAAAACTGAGAAGATGCAGAAAGGAGCTGACTGCAGCCATTGACCGGGCCTTTGAAGGCGTCAGTCATTCCCAGGAATGCTCAGGCCGGCAGAGGCTGGAGCTGGACGCCGCCGTgccgccctcccccctccctgtgcACCGGCTTCTCTGCAGGAGGCACCCGCTggcagcctgctcctcctccGCAGCTCCTTTCATCCCAGTCCCGTGTGCTCCTGAGAACGAGAGCCCTGCCTTTGCTCCAAACCATGCCCCAATGAATGCAAAGCCACATGCTTTATGCCCGAAAAGAAAACCTCTGACCAGTAAGGAAAACGTATTGATGCACTCCTCCATTTTGGCACCCGAAAGACAGTTTTGGAGAGCCGTGGGAGATGGGGAGAACTGGAGAAAAGACAGCCTAAG GAAAGATAAGGAGAAAGATTTGAAGGTTGACTCAAACATGCCATTCAGCAATTCTAGCCAAGAGGTCACAAAAGATCTGCTTGATATGATCG ACCACACAAGCATCCGAACTATTGAAGAGTTGGCTGGGAAACTAGAATTTGAAAATGAGCTGAACCGTGTGTGCAGTCGTTGCGAAGACTCGCCCTTCAGGGAGGAAGCCTGGGCCTTGCTCGTGGACGAGAGCCCTCAGAAGGCCTCGGATACTGACCCCGGCAGCCTCAAGCAGGCTTTTGATGATCACAATATTGTTGAGACTGTGCTAGACTTGGAAGAGGACTACAATTTGATGACCTCTTTCAAATACCAAATTGAGTAA